One genomic region from Haloterrigena gelatinilytica encodes:
- a CDS encoding metal ABC transporter ATP-binding protein encodes MTVVDLQNVTFAYGDQPAVRDVSLTVEEGDFLGLIGPNGSGKTTLLHLMLGLHEADSGRVELFGEPVDAFDEGERIGYVSQQATSGGGTMPVTVREAVTMGRFAHVGHGRVREADREIVADAIETVGIEDLADRQVNQLSGGQRQRAYIARALASEADLLALDEPTVGVDAESRDAFYQLLESLNDDGITIILIEHDIGVVTDRANRIACINTELYHHGDTESFVESDALTEAYGATGQVVHHHH; translated from the coding sequence GTGACCGTCGTCGATCTCCAGAACGTGACGTTCGCCTACGGCGACCAGCCCGCGGTCCGCGACGTCTCCCTGACCGTCGAGGAAGGCGACTTCCTCGGGCTCATCGGCCCGAACGGCTCCGGGAAGACGACGCTCCTGCACCTCATGCTCGGTCTACACGAGGCCGACAGCGGCCGGGTCGAACTCTTCGGCGAACCGGTCGACGCCTTCGACGAGGGCGAGCGGATCGGCTACGTCTCCCAGCAGGCGACCAGCGGCGGCGGGACGATGCCGGTCACCGTCCGCGAGGCCGTGACCATGGGTCGGTTCGCCCACGTCGGCCACGGCCGGGTTCGGGAGGCAGACCGCGAGATCGTCGCCGACGCCATCGAGACGGTCGGCATCGAGGACCTCGCCGACCGGCAGGTCAACCAGCTCTCGGGCGGCCAGCGACAGCGCGCCTACATCGCGCGGGCGCTGGCCTCCGAGGCGGATCTGCTGGCGCTGGACGAGCCGACCGTCGGGGTCGACGCCGAGTCGCGCGACGCCTTCTACCAACTGCTCGAGTCGCTCAACGACGACGGGATCACGATCATCCTGATCGAGCACGACATCGGCGTCGTCACGGACCGCGCGAACCGAATCGCCTGTATCAACACGGAACTGTACCACCACGGCGACACCGAGTCGTTCGTCGAGAGCGACGCGCTCACCGAGGCCTACGGGGCGACGGGGCAGGTCGTCCACCACCACCACTGA
- a CDS encoding aldehyde dehydrogenase family protein: protein MATRAAQRRERLYVDGEWLETENAIPVSDLADGGTFAQVTAADPAAAHAALEAAHEIKPHMRETTVVERAKWCEAIAEGLREREEELAEVIVREAGKPISSARGEVGQAAERFDRAAEEARNVVSQGEYREGSTEGHEGWQAIVKHEPIGAVLCITPYNYPLATTALQVAPALAAGNSVLLKPASKTPISAAILADVISEVDGIPDGAFNFVPGEASEIGDVLSGDDRVNAIAMTGSSGAGKHVARESGMVNLHMELGGNAPAIVFEDADLTDVAGNCAKGSFKYAGQRCSAVSRVLAHESVHDDLVELIDGQMDAWTAGDLFEEDTAFGPLISEEQADWVAELVEDAVDKGAEIVRGGSRRAPEGVPDELADQFFEPTLLANVPRDARIVDEEQFGPIAAVTTFSDEEEAIEIANSSDLALDAAVFTSDHKRAMNVANRVDAGAVRINGAPSHGLGDIPFGGNKDSGIGREGLDASIHEMMREKSIIL, encoded by the coding sequence ATGGCAACGAGAGCCGCACAGCGGAGAGAGCGACTGTACGTCGACGGTGAGTGGCTCGAGACCGAGAACGCGATCCCGGTCTCGGATCTCGCCGACGGAGGCACCTTCGCGCAGGTGACCGCTGCGGATCCGGCTGCGGCCCACGCCGCCCTCGAGGCAGCCCACGAGATCAAGCCGCACATGCGCGAGACGACCGTCGTCGAGCGCGCGAAGTGGTGCGAAGCGATCGCCGAGGGGCTGCGCGAGCGCGAGGAGGAACTCGCGGAGGTCATCGTCCGCGAGGCCGGGAAACCGATCTCCTCGGCCCGCGGCGAGGTCGGGCAGGCCGCCGAGCGATTCGACCGCGCGGCCGAGGAGGCTCGCAACGTCGTCAGCCAGGGCGAGTACCGCGAGGGCTCGACCGAGGGCCACGAGGGCTGGCAGGCGATCGTCAAACACGAGCCGATCGGCGCGGTGCTGTGTATCACGCCGTACAACTATCCGTTGGCGACCACGGCATTACAGGTAGCCCCTGCACTCGCCGCCGGTAACAGCGTCCTGCTCAAGCCCGCCAGCAAGACGCCCATCTCGGCGGCGATCCTCGCCGACGTCATCAGCGAGGTCGACGGGATTCCGGACGGCGCCTTCAACTTCGTCCCCGGCGAGGCCAGCGAGATCGGCGACGTGCTCTCCGGCGACGACCGCGTCAACGCCATCGCGATGACCGGCTCCTCGGGCGCCGGCAAACACGTCGCCCGCGAGAGCGGCATGGTCAACCTGCACATGGAACTGGGCGGCAACGCCCCGGCGATCGTCTTCGAGGACGCCGACCTCACCGACGTCGCGGGCAACTGCGCCAAGGGCTCGTTCAAGTACGCCGGCCAGCGCTGCTCGGCCGTCTCGCGCGTGCTCGCCCACGAGTCGGTCCACGACGACCTCGTCGAGCTGATCGACGGCCAGATGGACGCCTGGACCGCCGGCGACCTCTTCGAGGAGGACACCGCCTTCGGCCCGCTCATCAGCGAAGAGCAGGCCGACTGGGTCGCGGAACTGGTCGAGGACGCCGTCGACAAGGGCGCGGAGATCGTCCGCGGCGGGAGTCGCCGCGCCCCCGAGGGCGTGCCGGACGAACTCGCCGACCAGTTCTTCGAACCGACGCTGCTGGCGAACGTTCCCCGCGACGCCCGCATCGTCGACGAAGAGCAGTTCGGCCCCATCGCCGCGGTCACCACCTTCAGCGACGAGGAGGAGGCCATCGAGATCGCCAACAGCTCCGATCTGGCGCTCGACGCGGCCGTCTTCACGAGCGACCACAAGCGCGCGATGAACGTCGCGAACCGCGTCGACGCCGGCGCGGTCCGGATCAACGGCGCGCCGAGCCACGGGCTGGGCGACATCCCCTTCGGCGGCAACAAGGACTCCGGTATCGGCCGCGAGGGGCTCGACGCTTCGATCCACGAGATGATGCGCGAGAAGAGCATCATCCTGTAA
- a CDS encoding phosphotransacetylase family protein: MSDTDTDTDPTDTDTTPDDTETTDGRQPDDRQDDRQSTDAAASDADTILVSSLAESTGKTAITLALARLAAEAGDSVGYMKPKGTRLESNVGKTLDEDPLLARELLDLEAEMHDLEPVVYSPTFVEQAIRGREDAAEIRERVVEAFETLADGRDRMFLEGGGEYDVGGIVDLTDADVAELLDARVVLVASHEVPGDIDDVLAAADAFDDRLAGVIYNDVADAVYDTLETDVVAALEEREIPVFGVLPSERTLSGVTVGELAEELGASTLVEDGRDAYVERFSVGAMGADSALRHFRRTKDAAVITGGDRAEIHTAALEAPGVRCLILTGGHRPSGAIIGQAAEKGMPILSVQTDTLTTVERAEDVVRSGRTRDEETVDRMAELLTDHAAVDSILDGAR, from the coding sequence ATGAGCGACACTGACACTGACACTGATCCCACCGACACCGATACCACTCCCGACGACACCGAAACGACCGACGGTCGGCAGCCCGACGACCGGCAGGACGACCGACAGTCGACAGACGCCGCCGCGAGCGACGCCGACACGATCCTCGTCAGTTCGCTCGCGGAGAGCACCGGCAAGACGGCGATCACGCTGGCGCTGGCCCGGCTCGCGGCCGAGGCGGGCGACAGCGTCGGCTACATGAAACCGAAGGGCACCCGACTCGAGAGCAACGTCGGGAAGACCTTGGACGAGGATCCGCTGCTCGCCCGGGAACTCCTCGACCTCGAGGCCGAGATGCACGATCTAGAGCCCGTCGTCTACTCGCCGACGTTCGTCGAGCAGGCGATCCGCGGCCGCGAGGACGCCGCCGAGATCCGCGAGCGCGTGGTCGAGGCCTTCGAGACGCTCGCCGACGGCCGGGACCGCATGTTCCTCGAGGGCGGCGGCGAGTACGACGTGGGGGGCATCGTCGACCTCACCGACGCCGACGTCGCGGAACTCTTGGACGCCCGCGTCGTCCTCGTCGCTTCCCACGAGGTTCCGGGCGATATCGACGACGTGCTCGCCGCGGCCGACGCCTTCGACGACCGGCTCGCCGGCGTCATCTACAACGACGTCGCGGACGCCGTCTACGATACGCTCGAGACCGACGTCGTCGCCGCGCTCGAGGAGCGGGAGATTCCGGTCTTCGGCGTGCTCCCCAGCGAGCGGACGCTCTCGGGGGTCACCGTCGGCGAACTGGCCGAAGAGCTCGGCGCCTCGACGCTCGTCGAGGACGGACGGGACGCCTACGTCGAGCGGTTCAGCGTCGGCGCGATGGGCGCCGACAGCGCCCTGCGTCACTTCCGCCGGACGAAAGACGCCGCCGTGATCACCGGCGGCGACCGCGCCGAGATTCACACGGCCGCGCTCGAGGCCCCCGGCGTGCGCTGTCTCATCCTGACCGGCGGTCACCGCCCGTCGGGCGCGATCATCGGTCAGGCCGCCGAGAAGGGGATGCCGATCCTCTCGGTACAGACGGACACGTTGACGACAGTCGAGCGCGCCGAGGACGTCGTCCGAAGCGGCCGCACGCGCGACGAGGAAACCGTCGACCGGATGGCGGAACTGCTGACCGACCACGCGGCGGTCGACTCGATCCTCGACGGGGCTCGCTAG
- a CDS encoding acetate--CoA ligase family protein produces MGRLAELFDPETVAVVGATDREGAVGRAITANLRDRFDGEVVPINPGRDEVLGLECYSDVSSAPPIDLAVVVVPPDAVIDALRDLGEAGTRNVVVITAGFSETGGEGADRERRLRAVADEYDLNVVGPNSLGVMATPNGMNATFGPEHALEGSISFMSQSGAFITAVLDWANEQGIGFQDVVSLGNKAVLDETDFVREWGDDPDTDVIIGYLEDVDDGQGFIEAAREVTDDTPIVLVKSGRTDAGAQAASSHTGAIAGSERAYEAGLEQAGVLRARSVQELFDSARALAGLPEPESDGVAVVTNAGGPGVLTTDAVGDSTLEMAGFTDGTIDRLAEAMPDEANVYNPIDAIGDADVDRFGEALEIALEDPNVGSAVVVAAPTAVLSYDELAETVIDELEAHDTPVVTCLMGGGRAREAEETLRESGIPNYFDPSRAVSGLDALARFRDIRERTVDEPERFDVDRERAREILARAERRDDNRLGVESMELLEAYGIPTPAGEIVDDPDRAREVAESIEDDVVMKIVSPDISHKSDIGGVKVGVPDDEVYDAYEDLVARARNYQPDATILGVQVQEQLDLDAATETIVGMNRDPQFGPLLLFGLGGIFVEILEDTSVRVAPIGEGEARDMIDEIQAAPLLRGARGREPADVEGVVETIQRLSQLVTDFPAILELDVNPLVAGPDGVEAIDLRLTVDPDELADDTEEP; encoded by the coding sequence ATGGGACGGTTAGCCGAACTTTTCGATCCCGAGACCGTCGCCGTAGTCGGCGCGACCGACCGCGAGGGCGCCGTCGGCCGCGCGATCACGGCGAACCTGCGAGACCGGTTCGACGGCGAGGTCGTGCCGATCAATCCCGGCCGCGACGAAGTGCTCGGGCTCGAGTGCTATTCGGACGTGTCGAGCGCGCCGCCGATCGATCTGGCGGTGGTCGTCGTACCGCCCGACGCGGTGATCGACGCCTTGCGCGATCTCGGCGAGGCCGGGACGCGAAACGTCGTCGTCATCACCGCCGGCTTCTCGGAGACCGGCGGCGAGGGGGCCGACCGCGAGCGGCGACTGCGCGCGGTCGCCGACGAGTACGACCTCAACGTCGTCGGCCCCAACAGCCTCGGAGTCATGGCCACGCCCAACGGTATGAACGCCACGTTCGGCCCCGAGCACGCCCTCGAGGGGTCGATCTCCTTTATGAGCCAGTCCGGCGCGTTCATCACCGCCGTCTTAGACTGGGCCAACGAGCAGGGGATCGGCTTCCAGGACGTCGTCTCGCTCGGGAACAAGGCCGTGCTCGACGAGACGGACTTCGTCCGCGAGTGGGGCGACGACCCCGACACCGACGTCATCATCGGTTACCTCGAGGACGTCGACGACGGCCAGGGGTTCATCGAGGCCGCCCGCGAGGTGACCGACGACACCCCGATCGTCCTCGTCAAGTCCGGCCGGACCGACGCGGGCGCGCAGGCCGCCTCCTCGCACACGGGCGCGATCGCCGGCAGCGAGCGGGCCTACGAGGCGGGCCTCGAGCAGGCCGGCGTCCTCCGCGCCCGCTCGGTCCAGGAGCTGTTCGACTCCGCGCGGGCCCTCGCGGGACTGCCCGAACCCGAATCCGACGGCGTCGCCGTCGTCACCAACGCGGGCGGTCCCGGGGTCCTGACGACGGACGCCGTCGGCGACTCGACGCTCGAGATGGCCGGCTTCACCGACGGGACGATCGACCGGCTCGCCGAGGCGATGCCCGACGAGGCCAACGTCTACAACCCGATCGACGCCATCGGCGACGCCGACGTCGATCGGTTCGGCGAGGCCTTAGAGATCGCCCTCGAGGATCCCAACGTCGGCAGCGCAGTCGTCGTCGCGGCGCCGACCGCCGTCCTCTCCTACGACGAACTGGCGGAGACGGTCATCGACGAGCTCGAAGCCCACGACACGCCCGTCGTCACCTGCCTGATGGGCGGCGGACGCGCCCGCGAGGCCGAGGAGACGCTGCGCGAGTCGGGGATTCCGAACTACTTCGACCCCTCGCGGGCGGTCTCCGGACTCGACGCCCTCGCCCGGTTTCGGGACATCCGCGAGCGGACCGTCGACGAGCCCGAGCGCTTCGACGTCGACCGCGAGCGGGCCCGCGAGATCCTCGCCCGCGCCGAACGCCGCGACGACAACCGGCTGGGCGTCGAGTCGATGGAACTGCTCGAGGCCTACGGGATTCCGACGCCCGCCGGCGAGATCGTCGACGATCCCGACCGAGCGCGCGAGGTGGCCGAGTCCATCGAGGACGACGTCGTGATGAAGATCGTCAGCCCCGACATTTCCCACAAGTCCGACATCGGCGGCGTCAAGGTCGGCGTCCCCGACGACGAGGTCTACGACGCCTACGAGGACCTCGTCGCTCGCGCGCGCAACTACCAGCCCGACGCGACGATCCTCGGGGTGCAGGTCCAGGAGCAGTTAGACCTCGACGCGGCGACCGAGACCATCGTCGGGATGAACCGCGACCCGCAGTTCGGCCCGCTGTTGCTGTTCGGCCTCGGCGGTATCTTCGTCGAGATCCTAGAGGACACGTCGGTCCGCGTCGCCCCGATCGGCGAGGGCGAAGCCCGGGACATGATCGACGAGATCCAGGCCGCGCCGCTGTTGCGCGGCGCCCGCGGGCGCGAGCCGGCCGACGTCGAGGGCGTCGTCGAGACGATTCAGCGGCTCTCACAGCTGGTGACCGACTTCCCGGCGATCCTCGAACTCGACGTCAACCCGCTCGTGGCGGGCCCCGACGGCGTAGAAGCGATCGATCTCAGACTCACCGTCGATCCGGACGAACTCGCAGACGACACGGAGGAACCATGA
- the dpsA gene encoding DNA starvation/stationary phase protection protein DpsA, which produces MSTQETVRQSADSVEGNELRLEQEKAEQIVDALNTELANSYVLYHQLKKHHWVVEGAEFLPLHEFLEEAYEHVEEGADEIAERAQALGGVPVSGPTNLEDRATVEFEGEDVYDVRTMFENDLEMYGDIIESMRGSIELAENLGDPATGEILREILVHLEEDGHHFEHYLEDDTLVLEEATK; this is translated from the coding sequence ATGAGCACCCAAGAGACCGTCCGCCAGTCGGCTGACAGCGTCGAGGGGAACGAACTTCGCCTCGAGCAGGAGAAAGCCGAGCAGATCGTCGACGCGCTGAACACGGAGCTCGCGAACTCGTACGTCCTCTACCACCAGCTCAAGAAGCACCACTGGGTCGTCGAGGGCGCCGAGTTCCTCCCGCTTCACGAGTTCCTCGAAGAGGCCTACGAGCACGTCGAGGAGGGCGCCGACGAGATCGCCGAGCGCGCCCAGGCGCTGGGCGGCGTTCCCGTCTCGGGCCCGACAAACCTCGAGGACCGCGCGACCGTCGAGTTCGAGGGTGAGGACGTCTACGACGTCCGCACCATGTTCGAGAACGACCTCGAGATGTACGGCGACATCATCGAGTCGATGCGCGGCAGCATCGAACTCGCCGAGAACCTCGGCGATCCCGCCACGGGCGAGATCCTCCGCGAGATCCTCGTCCACCTCGAGGAAGACGGCCACCACTTCGAGCACTACCTCGAGGACGATACGCTGGTCCTCGAAGAAGCGACGAAGTAA
- a CDS encoding metal ABC transporter substrate-binding protein, which produces MNRTRRSLLGAGGSLLAASAFAGCLDDLDLAEREYDTGYAALFSLWDWAEQVSGETMAFENPVGTGESGHGWSPPGDLTRDIADAGVFVYLDTPEFAWAQDIASTLEADYDDVIVVDGFAGLDDQLLEWDHETGSGGHDHENDTETHEDGEHEHGDENHSEDDGHEHGDDGHDHDHDRSSFDPHAWLDPVLARDILENIVDGLVEAHPDEEETFRANADEYVDVLEDVDQQFEALIEDADRRTAVFAGHDSFTYLEDRYGFELHTPVGVSPNEEPSQSEISETIDHIDENGIDTILYDAFDAPEGQHPPLVGTLLDGSDATDAMPLATASGTLASWEERGWGYREQMEEINIPAFREALDAQ; this is translated from the coding sequence ATGAACCGAACACGGCGGTCGCTGCTGGGGGCAGGTGGGAGCCTCCTCGCTGCGAGCGCGTTTGCCGGCTGTCTCGACGATCTGGACCTCGCCGAACGGGAGTACGACACGGGGTACGCCGCCCTGTTTAGCCTGTGGGACTGGGCCGAGCAGGTCAGCGGCGAGACGATGGCGTTCGAGAACCCGGTGGGAACCGGCGAGTCGGGCCACGGCTGGAGTCCGCCGGGGGACCTCACCCGCGACATCGCCGACGCGGGCGTCTTCGTCTACCTCGACACGCCCGAGTTCGCGTGGGCGCAGGACATCGCGTCGACGCTCGAGGCGGACTACGACGACGTGATCGTCGTCGACGGCTTCGCGGGACTCGACGATCAGTTGCTCGAGTGGGACCACGAGACGGGTTCCGGCGGGCACGATCACGAGAACGACACTGAGACGCACGAAGACGGTGAGCACGAGCACGGAGACGAGAACCACAGCGAGGACGACGGCCACGAGCACGGAGACGACGGTCACGATCACGACCACGATCGCTCCTCGTTCGATCCCCACGCCTGGCTCGATCCCGTCCTCGCACGGGACATCCTCGAGAACATCGTCGACGGCTTAGTCGAGGCCCACCCCGACGAGGAGGAGACGTTCCGGGCCAACGCCGACGAGTACGTCGACGTCCTCGAGGACGTCGACCAGCAGTTCGAGGCGCTCATCGAGGACGCGGACCGCCGCACCGCCGTCTTCGCCGGCCACGATTCCTTCACCTATCTCGAGGACCGGTACGGCTTCGAACTGCACACGCCCGTCGGCGTCTCCCCGAACGAGGAGCCGAGCCAGAGTGAGATTTCGGAGACCATCGATCACATCGACGAGAACGGGATCGATACGATCCTCTACGACGCCTTCGACGCCCCCGAAGGCCAACACCCGCCCCTCGTCGGGACGCTCCTCGACGGCAGCGACGCGACCGACGCGATGCCCCTCGCGACCGCCTCGGGGACCCTCGCCTCGTGGGAGGAACGGGGCTGGGGCTACCGTGAGCAAATGGAAGAGATAAACATCCCCGCGTTCAGAGAAGCACTAGACGCACAGTGA
- a CDS encoding metal ABC transporter permease, whose protein sequence is MHRETRLRLELIGIGATGLLAAVMIGFLALDYLQDYAVAGAMYEQYRIAGRLLDYVLGTNVFRHPFMWRSIATGILIGIVAPLVGTYLVHREMALIGETLAHTAFAGVAIGLLFSATTDLGVSLLLAALIVAILGALGVQWLTEHTDTYGDVPIAIMLTGSFAVGTLIISYGRGMTGINVENYLFGSISVVTPGGARLMAALSVAVVAVVVATYKQLLFITFDEQAARVARLNVTWYNTLLIVMTAVVVVGAMQILGVILVAAMLVIPVAAATQIAHSFRETLFCSILFGQVSILGGFAVSIGGSLPTGGSIVVVAIACYLVAIVASSRSTAAISTH, encoded by the coding sequence ATGCACCGCGAGACGAGACTTCGGCTGGAACTGATCGGAATCGGCGCGACGGGACTGCTGGCGGCGGTCATGATCGGCTTTCTCGCCCTCGACTATCTGCAGGACTACGCCGTCGCGGGAGCGATGTACGAACAGTATCGCATCGCCGGCCGGCTGCTGGACTACGTCCTCGGGACGAACGTCTTCAGACACCCGTTCATGTGGCGCTCGATCGCGACGGGGATCCTGATCGGGATCGTCGCGCCGCTGGTCGGCACCTACCTCGTCCACCGCGAGATGGCGCTGATCGGCGAGACGCTCGCCCACACGGCCTTCGCCGGCGTCGCGATCGGGCTGCTGTTCAGCGCCACGACGGATCTGGGCGTCTCGCTGTTGCTCGCGGCGCTGATCGTCGCCATCCTCGGCGCGCTCGGCGTCCAGTGGCTGACCGAGCACACGGACACCTACGGCGACGTGCCGATCGCGATCATGCTGACCGGCAGCTTCGCCGTCGGCACGCTCATCATCAGCTACGGTCGCGGCATGACCGGGATCAACGTCGAGAACTACCTCTTCGGGAGCATCTCCGTCGTCACGCCCGGCGGCGCGCGGCTAATGGCCGCGCTGAGCGTCGCCGTCGTCGCCGTCGTCGTCGCGACCTACAAGCAGCTGCTGTTCATCACGTTCGACGAGCAGGCCGCCCGGGTCGCCCGGCTCAACGTCACCTGGTACAACACCCTGCTGATCGTCATGACGGCCGTGGTCGTCGTCGGCGCGATGCAGATCCTCGGCGTCATCCTCGTGGCCGCGATGCTCGTCATCCCGGTCGCGGCCGCCACGCAGATCGCCCACAGCTTCCGGGAGACGCTGTTCTGCTCGATCCTGTTCGGGCAGGTGTCGATCCTCGGCGGCTTCGCCGTCTCGATCGGCGGCAGTCTGCCGACCGGCGGCTCGATCGTCGTCGTCGCCATCGCCTGCTACCTGGTCGCGATCGTCGCCTCGAGTCGGTCGACGGCGGCGATTTCGACGCACTGA
- a CDS encoding YihY/virulence factor BrkB family protein yields the protein MSTDLRDGLSFGKTVVGGIQEKNVPFMAASIAYQAFISLLPLLVLVFFLVTIAGGDAFADQVSAATEGFLPDSGQLLIENAIEDSPASAGSTIVGLVVLLWGSLKIFRGLDTAFSEIYGTTNENSFLDQIHDALIVFGVIGGALIFAAVATAIVAFLPEIPFLGVAQSILLFVILAIAFFPMYYYFPDVGSSKRQVIPGVVVAALGWTLLQSLFRVYVSFASSSESAGPLGAILLLLTWLYFGGMILLIGAVVNAVGLGYLEPGADAEETDDETVDLEEESIAATDRDPFVDDGAREREELAARVETLRRERDQLRNDLEAQRERRYRLEDRVDDLEANAERLETTVDDLEAENERLRRELEERRETEPAWRRGARTVLRHVRTLNVGTVERRK from the coding sequence ATGTCTACGGATCTTCGCGACGGCCTCTCCTTTGGGAAGACGGTCGTCGGAGGTATTCAGGAGAAGAACGTGCCGTTTATGGCCGCGAGCATCGCCTATCAGGCGTTCATCTCGCTGCTGCCGTTGCTCGTCCTCGTCTTCTTCCTCGTCACGATCGCGGGCGGCGACGCGTTCGCCGACCAGGTTTCGGCCGCGACGGAGGGCTTTCTTCCCGATAGCGGCCAGTTGTTAATCGAGAACGCGATCGAGGATTCGCCGGCGTCGGCCGGCTCCACGATCGTCGGCCTCGTCGTGCTCCTGTGGGGGTCACTGAAGATCTTCCGCGGACTCGACACGGCGTTCTCGGAGATCTACGGGACGACCAACGAGAACTCGTTCCTCGACCAGATCCACGACGCGCTGATCGTCTTCGGCGTCATCGGCGGCGCGCTCATCTTCGCGGCCGTCGCGACCGCGATCGTCGCGTTCCTGCCGGAGATCCCCTTCCTCGGCGTCGCGCAGTCGATCCTGCTGTTCGTCATTCTCGCGATCGCGTTCTTCCCGATGTACTACTACTTCCCCGACGTCGGCTCGTCCAAGCGACAGGTGATCCCCGGCGTCGTCGTCGCGGCCCTCGGCTGGACGCTACTCCAGTCGCTGTTCCGGGTGTACGTCTCCTTCGCCTCCAGTTCGGAGTCGGCGGGCCCCCTCGGCGCCATCCTCCTGCTGTTGACCTGGCTCTACTTCGGCGGGATGATTCTGTTAATCGGCGCCGTCGTCAACGCCGTCGGCCTGGGCTACCTCGAGCCCGGAGCCGACGCGGAGGAGACGGACGACGAGACCGTCGATCTCGAGGAAGAGTCGATCGCCGCGACCGACCGCGATCCGTTCGTCGACGACGGCGCTCGAGAACGCGAGGAACTCGCCGCCCGGGTCGAGACCCTCCGGCGCGAACGCGACCAGTTGCGAAACGACCTCGAGGCCCAGCGCGAGCGCCGCTACCGGCTCGAGGACCGCGTCGACGACCTCGAGGCGAACGCGGAGCGACTGGAGACGACGGTCGATGATCTCGAGGCCGAGAACGAACGGCTGCGGCGCGAACTCGAGGAGCGACGGGAGACGGAGCCGGCGTGGCGGCGCGGGGCCCGAACGGTGCTGCGCCACGTCCGGACGCTGAACGTCGGCACGGTCGAACGGCGGAAGTAG
- a CDS encoding carbohydrate kinase family protein, whose amino-acid sequence MTRDVLVAGETLIDFIPERSGPLEDVPGFDRRPGGAPANVAVGLARLEAPPLFWTRVGADPFGRYLETVLDDADLPDRFVERDPDAKTTLAFVTHDETGDREFTFYREDTADTRLEPGRIGDATLEDLEWVHAGGVTLASEPARTATIDLLERAADAGCTTSFDPNFRPELWPDREAFARVGREALAHVDVCKATVGELERLGYAGDGAADASDAESKPEAIARAVLEDGAPGESPHTVFVTRGDEGAVAAASERAPWPAEPASAESNARVASHPGFDVDVVDTTGAGDAFVAGVIAALRDGRSLEAALGFAGAVAATATTDAGAMAALPTRSTVEALLEDGPEP is encoded by the coding sequence ATGACTCGCGACGTCCTCGTCGCCGGTGAGACGCTGATCGACTTCATCCCTGAGCGCTCCGGGCCGCTCGAGGACGTCCCCGGCTTCGACCGTCGGCCCGGCGGCGCGCCGGCCAACGTCGCCGTCGGCCTCGCACGGCTCGAGGCGCCGCCGCTGTTCTGGACCCGCGTCGGCGCGGACCCGTTCGGGCGGTACCTCGAGACCGTCCTCGACGACGCCGACCTCCCGGACCGATTCGTCGAGCGCGACCCCGACGCGAAGACGACGCTCGCGTTCGTCACCCACGACGAGACCGGCGACCGCGAGTTCACGTTCTACCGCGAGGACACCGCCGATACGCGGCTCGAGCCCGGTCGGATCGGCGACGCGACGCTCGAGGACCTCGAGTGGGTCCACGCGGGCGGAGTCACCCTCGCCAGCGAGCCGGCGCGGACGGCGACGATCGACCTGCTCGAGCGGGCCGCCGACGCGGGCTGTACGACCTCGTTCGATCCGAACTTCCGACCCGAACTGTGGCCCGACCGGGAGGCGTTCGCCCGCGTCGGTCGCGAGGCGTTGGCCCACGTCGACGTCTGCAAGGCGACGGTCGGCGAACTCGAGCGGCTGGGGTACGCGGGCGACGGTGCGGCCGACGCTTCCGATGCCGAATCGAAGCCCGAAGCGATCGCTCGAGCGGTGCTCGAAGACGGCGCTCCCGGTGAGAGCCCGCATACCGTCTTCGTCACGCGGGGCGACGAGGGCGCCGTCGCGGCCGCGTCGGAACGCGCGCCGTGGCCCGCTGAACCCGCGTCGGCCGAGTCGAACGCGCGCGTCGCGAGCCATCCGGGATTCGACGTCGACGTGGTCGATACGACGGGCGCGGGCGACGCGTTCGTCGCCGGCGTCATCGCCGCGCTTCGAGACGGCCGCTCCCTCGAGGCCGCGCTGGGTTTCGCGGGCGCGGTCGCCGCGACGGCGACGACCGACGCGGGGGCGATGGCGGCCCTGCCGACCCGCAGCACGGTCGAGGCGCTGCTCGAGGACGGACCGGAACCGTGA